The following proteins come from a genomic window of Macaca fascicularis isolate 582-1 chromosome 8, T2T-MFA8v1.1:
- the LOC135964515 gene encoding neutrophil defensin 6-like, giving the protein MRTLAVLAAILLFTLQAQAESLQERADEVATQEQPGEDDQDLAVSFEENGLSTLRDSGSQARRTCYCRNKRCFTPEFDAGKCKVERRTYKLCCR; this is encoded by the exons ATGAGGACCCTCGCCGTCCTTGCTGCCATTCTCCTGTTCACCCTGCAGGCCCAGGCTGAGTCACTCCAGGAAAGAGCTGATGAGGTTGCAAcccaggagcagcctggggaagaTGACCAGGACCTTGCTGTTTCCTTTGAAGAAAATGGGCTCTCTACTCTTAGAGACTCAG GTTCTCAGGCGAGACGCACCTGCTATTGCCGAAACAAGCGTTGTTTTACCCCTGAGTTCGATGCAGGGAAGTGCAAAGTCGAGCGCCGCACCTACAAACTCTGCTGTCGCTGA
- the LOC141407551 gene encoding neutrophil defensin 1-like: protein MGLLHIRNSLLPQRGSDPTALEPRPPPARLLSAVPLTLLSAILLVELQAWTEPLQARTNEMPAQEQPPANDQDVVIYLSGDDSSSLRVPDSNRPLNTYPICPANGLSIPDHKTLGRRPASSRTSAL from the exons ATGGGCCTGCTACACATCAGGAACTCACTGCTTCCTCAGAGGGGCAGCGACCCCACTGCTCTGGAACCGCGACCACCCCCAGCGAGGCTCCTCTCTGCCGTTCCCCTCACCCTCCTCTCTGCCATTCTCCTGGTGGAGCTCCAGGCCTGGACAGAGCCACTCCAGGCAAGAACTAATGAGATGCCAGCCCAGGAGCAGCCTCCAGCAAACGACCAAGATGTGGTCATTTACTTatcaggagatgacagctcctcTCTTCGGGTTCCAG ATTCCAACCGGCCCTTGAACACTTATCCAATATGTCCTGCAAATGGCCTATCAATCCCTGACCACAAGACCCTGGGGAGGCGTCCAGC
- the LOC102126703 gene encoding neutrophil defensin 6-like: MRTLTILAAILLFTLQAQAESLQERADEVATQEQPGEDDQDLAVSFEENGLSTLRALGSQARRTCYCRTGRCYTPEFHSGKCVFNGRTHKLCCR; the protein is encoded by the exons ATGAGGACCCTCACCATCCTTGCTGCCATTCTCCTCTTCACCCTGCAGGCCCAGGCTGAGTCACTCCAGGAAAGAGCTGATGAGGTTGCAAcccaggagcagcctggggaagaTGACCAGGACCTTGCTGTTTCCTTTGAAGAAAATGGACTCTCTACTCTTAGAGCTTTAG GTTCTCAGGCGAGACGCACCTGCTATTGCCGAACCGGCCGTTGTTATACCCCTGAGTTCCACTCCGGGAAGTGCGTATTCAATGGCCGCACCCACAAACTCTGCTGTCGCTGA